One genomic segment of Deltaproteobacteria bacterium includes these proteins:
- a CDS encoding OB-fold domain-containing protein: protein MDIPFTLKVYNEKSLSYYGDDITKKFFERLKSKEFSTVRCKKCGKILLPPKPFCDMCYGSKLEWVQLPSSGRLYAFTQQGKAFRFSTPDVIGIVEFDNRCRILTRINGRYEDLKIGMQVELEFLELEQGVVLHQFKLVHK from the coding sequence ATGGATATACCTTTTACGCTAAAGGTTTACAATGAAAAATCGTTGAGTTATTATGGTGACGATATTACAAAAAAGTTTTTTGAAAGACTCAAGAGCAAAGAGTTTTCAACTGTTAGATGTAAGAAATGCGGTAAGATTTTGTTACCGCCAAAACCATTTTGTGATATGTGTTATGGCAGTAAATTGGAATGGGTGCAATTGCCTTCAAGTGGTCGTTTGTATGCATTTACACAGCAGGGCAAGGCGTTCAGATTCTCTACGCCGGATGTTATAGGTATTGTTGAATTTGACAATAGATGCCGCATTCTAACACGAATCAATGGTAGATACGAAGATTTAAAAATAGGGATGCAGGTAGAACTTGAATTTTTAGAACTTGAACAAGGCGTTGTATTACATCAGTTTAAGCTTGTTCATAAATAA
- a CDS encoding MaoC family dehydratase N-terminal domain-containing protein, which translates to MAVDKKFIGKKYPPVEYEVCKEKIKEYATAIGDLNSLYFDEAKAKESPYKGIVAPPMFVVVYAKDVLSQALFDHDMSLDVAMLVHGEQEYEFIEPVRPGDVIVTEGYISDIYEKSDKDFVVVGSISKRKSDNGIVSKGKWTFVIRR; encoded by the coding sequence ATGGCAGTAGATAAAAAATTTATAGGTAAAAAATATCCTCCGGTAGAATATGAGGTATGTAAAGAGAAGATAAAGGAGTATGCAACAGCAATCGGCGATCTTAACTCTTTATATTTTGATGAAGCAAAAGCAAAGGAAAGCCCCTATAAGGGTATTGTAGCTCCGCCAATGTTTGTTGTTGTGTATGCAAAGGATGTTTTAAGTCAGGCTTTGTTTGACCATGATATGTCGTTGGATGTAGCAATGCTGGTACACGGAGAACAGGAGTATGAATTTATTGAACCTGTAAGGCCTGGAGATGTGATTGTTACGGAAGGATATATCTCTGATATTTATGAAAAGAGCGACAAGGATTTCGTTGTAGTAGGGAGTATCTCAAAGAGGAAATCTGATAACGGTATCGTAAGTAAAGGCAAGTGGACATTTGTCATAAGAAGGTAA
- a CDS encoding thiolase family protein codes for MNVNMLGAAISEIKANLSGTVKEMVSDVFFKAVKDAGLEPQDVDGLFITPMSFAGMSSAMLACNLSDYLGLNLKSLSLVECGGTSSTDALHYAIDEILLKRNKINIVIGIDVKFDPFEDIEYGIPNAVITQHALYGVHFAQYGIGTPVPFYAMSAQRYIYEYNINPWEAAHLPVILRDNAIKNLYAQFKTRITIDDVLNSRVISPPLRLLDCSTFSTGAAACVLGAEEIKCKKPAVRIKGIGEYHHASNFIPYNGSITTFESLIKSAHEAYEEAGIKPEDVDVAEVYGVFSYTELMIYEDLGFFKKGDAVHHVKDGETKIDGDIPINTSGGRLSIGHPAGATPLIELAEILWQLRGEAGERQVKNPDIGLVHAEHGMLNGSMVIILERV; via the coding sequence ATGAACGTTAATATGCTCGGTGCAGCAATATCCGAGATCAAGGCGAATCTTTCCGGTACTGTAAAAGAGATGGTCTCCGATGTTTTTTTTAAGGCTGTCAAGGATGCAGGACTTGAACCTCAAGATGTGGACGGGTTATTTATCACCCCTATGAGCTTTGCTGGTATGTCATCCGCCATGCTTGCATGTAACTTGTCTGATTATCTTGGTTTAAATTTAAAAAGCCTTTCGCTGGTTGAATGCGGAGGTACGTCATCAACAGATGCATTACATTACGCTATAGACGAGATCCTCCTCAAAAGGAATAAAATAAATATTGTAATAGGAATTGATGTTAAGTTTGATCCATTTGAAGATATTGAATATGGCATACCGAATGCCGTTATTACGCAACATGCATTATATGGCGTTCATTTTGCACAGTATGGTATTGGAACACCTGTGCCTTTTTATGCAATGAGCGCCCAGAGATATATTTATGAGTATAATATAAATCCATGGGAGGCTGCACATCTTCCCGTTATCCTGAGAGACAATGCTATAAAAAATCTCTATGCACAATTTAAAACCCGGATAACAATTGATGATGTGCTGAATTCACGCGTGATCTCACCACCGTTAAGGTTACTTGATTGTTCTACATTTTCAACAGGTGCTGCTGCATGCGTACTTGGAGCAGAAGAAATAAAATGTAAGAAACCGGCAGTCAGGATCAAAGGTATTGGTGAGTATCATCACGCATCTAATTTTATTCCATACAATGGAAGCATTACGACATTTGAAAGCTTAATCAAATCGGCACACGAAGCGTATGAAGAGGCAGGTATAAAACCGGAGGATGTGGATGTAGCAGAGGTATACGGTGTGTTTTCATATACGGAACTGATGATCTATGAGGATCTTGGATTTTTCAAGAAGGGTGATGCCGTCCATCATGTCAAAGATGGTGAAACAAAGATCGATGGAGATATTCCAATCAACACCAGCGGCGGCAGGCTTTCAATTGGGCACCCTGCAGGTGCAACGCCGTTGATAGAGCTTGCCGAAATTTTATGGCAGTTACGCGGAGAGGCAGGAGAGAGACAGGTAAAAAATCCGGACATAGGGCTTGTTCATGCAGAGCATGGTATGCTAAACGGGAGTATGGTTATAATACTTGAGAGGGTCTGA